A window of the Terriglobales bacterium genome harbors these coding sequences:
- a CDS encoding GlsB/YeaQ/YmgE family stress response membrane protein, giving the protein MLSLLWAAIIGLVVGALAKLIMPGKDPGGIIVTMLLGIAGSVIATYLGRAVGWYHEGQSAGFIMSLVGAILLLAIYRLFKGRATA; this is encoded by the coding sequence ATGCTCTCGCTACTTTGGGCTGCAATCATCGGATTGGTCGTTGGTGCGCTGGCCAAGCTGATCATGCCTGGCAAGGATCCGGGCGGCATTATCGTGACCATGCTGCTGGGAATTGCCGGTTCCGTCATCGCAACCTATCTGGGACGCGCCGTAGGCTGGTACCACGAAGGACAGTCAGCCGGATTCATTATGTCGCTGGTGGGAGCAATCCTCCTGCTGGCCATCTATCGGCTGTTCAAAGGCAGAGCTACGGCGTAG